A window of the Thalassospira sp. TSL5-1 genome harbors these coding sequences:
- a CDS encoding phosphoadenylyl-sulfate reductase has translation MRVMREDDIVTGGSMTVDETTERARKLLDRYGHLQGISLIEPMVHEEFAGKITMTSSFGTEAAALLALVAEVDPHLPVIFLDTRKLFGETHRYREQLVDQLGLTNIRIMRPDEEKLKAEDPEGMLFAKDGNRCCFIRKVEPLQRALQGYDAWLTGRKRFHGGERGALPVIETAGTRIKINPLAGYNRQDIEDIFENRALPRHPLEAEGYMSIGCMPCTDRVDPTVSDVRAGRWAGQDKTECGIHYII, from the coding sequence ATGCGCGTGATGAGAGAGGACGACATTGTCACCGGCGGCAGCATGACGGTGGATGAAACCACCGAACGGGCGCGCAAACTGCTGGACCGTTACGGCCATTTACAGGGCATTTCCCTGATCGAGCCGATGGTGCACGAGGAATTTGCCGGTAAAATCACCATGACCTCGTCCTTCGGGACAGAGGCCGCAGCCCTTTTGGCCCTGGTGGCCGAAGTGGACCCGCACCTGCCGGTGATTTTCCTGGATACCCGCAAGCTGTTTGGCGAAACCCACCGGTATCGTGAACAGTTGGTGGATCAACTGGGCCTGACCAATATCCGCATCATGCGCCCGGACGAAGAAAAGCTGAAAGCCGAGGACCCGGAAGGCATGCTGTTTGCCAAGGATGGCAATCGCTGCTGCTTTATCCGCAAGGTCGAACCGCTGCAGCGCGCCTTGCAGGGCTATGATGCCTGGCTGACCGGGCGCAAGCGTTTTCATGGTGGTGAACGCGGTGCCCTGCCGGTGATCGAAACGGCCGGGACGCGCATCAAAATTAACCCGCTGGCTGGCTATAACCGCCAGGACATAGAGGATATTTTTGAAAACCGTGCCCTGCCACGCCATCCGCTGGAAGCCGAAGGGTATATGTCAATCGGCTGCATGCCCTGTACGGATCGTGTTGACCCGACTGTTTCGGATGTCCGTGCCGGTCGCTGGGCCGGGCAGGACAAAACCGAATGCGGCATTCATTATATCATCTAA
- the tldD gene encoding metalloprotease TldD: protein MTDLNKTDNLFFAKGELDRDRLESQVNDALSAAEDGELFLEYRQSESLTWDDGRLRSANFDTAQGFGLRAVADEATAFSHSNELSNEAVGRAAETVKAVGSGRSGKVDLGSIGTNVSLYTDVNPLGEATFEAKVDLLGKIDAYARAKDPRVSQVSASISGNWQAVQIWRSGGQRIGDIRPLVRFNVSVVVKDGDRMESGSHGQGGRIGFDGFFDEKTWKSAVDEALRQAIVNLDSVAAPAGEMTVVLGPGWPGILLHEAIGHGLEGDFNRKGTSAFAGLLGQRIAAPGVTVVDDGTLHDRRGSLSIDDEGTPTQRTVLIEDGILKGFMQDRLNARLTGVKSTGNGRRQSYAHAPMPRMTNTYMLGGDHHPDEILASVKKGIYAVNFAGGQVDITSGKFVFSASEAYLIENGKLGAPVKGATLIGNGPDSLTKVSMIGNDMKLDDGIGTCGKDGQGVPVGVGQPTLRIDGLTVGGTAM from the coding sequence ATGACCGATCTGAACAAAACCGATAACCTCTTTTTCGCCAAGGGCGAACTGGATCGTGACCGGCTGGAAAGCCAGGTGAATGACGCGTTGTCTGCTGCCGAAGACGGTGAACTGTTTCTGGAATATCGCCAGTCCGAAAGCCTGACCTGGGATGATGGCCGCCTGCGCAGTGCCAATTTTGATACCGCCCAGGGCTTTGGCCTGCGCGCCGTGGCCGATGAAGCCACCGCCTTTTCGCATTCCAACGAGCTTTCCAATGAAGCGGTGGGGCGTGCGGCTGAAACCGTCAAGGCGGTTGGCTCGGGCCGCTCTGGCAAGGTGGATTTGGGGTCAATTGGCACCAATGTCTCGCTTTACACCGATGTAAACCCGCTGGGCGAAGCCACCTTTGAAGCCAAGGTGGATTTGTTGGGCAAGATCGATGCCTATGCACGCGCCAAAGACCCGCGTGTGTCGCAGGTTTCGGCCTCGATTTCCGGCAACTGGCAGGCGGTGCAAATCTGGCGGTCCGGCGGCCAACGCATTGGCGACATTCGCCCGCTGGTGCGCTTTAACGTTTCCGTCGTTGTCAAGGATGGTGACCGCATGGAAAGCGGGTCGCACGGGCAAGGCGGGCGCATTGGATTTGATGGCTTTTTTGACGAAAAAACATGGAAATCCGCCGTGGACGAGGCTCTGCGCCAGGCGATTGTGAACCTTGATTCCGTTGCCGCCCCCGCCGGTGAAATGACCGTTGTTTTAGGGCCGGGCTGGCCGGGCATTTTGCTACATGAAGCCATTGGTCACGGCCTTGAGGGTGACTTTAACCGCAAGGGCACATCGGCCTTTGCCGGGCTTTTGGGGCAGCGCATTGCCGCACCGGGTGTTACCGTGGTCGATGATGGCACCCTTCATGACCGTCGCGGGTCGCTGTCGATTGATGACGAAGGCACACCGACCCAACGCACGGTGCTGATCGAAGATGGCATTTTAAAAGGGTTCATGCAGGACCGCCTGAATGCCCGTTTGACCGGAGTAAAATCCACCGGTAACGGGCGGCGTCAATCCTATGCCCATGCCCCCATGCCCCGCATGACCAACACCTATATGCTGGGCGGCGACCATCACCCAGATGAAATTCTGGCGTCGGTGAAAAAGGGTATTTATGCCGTGAACTTTGCCGGTGGACAGGTCGATATTACATCGGGCAAGTTCGTGTTTTCGGCATCGGAAGCCTATTTGATCGAAAATGGCAAACTGGGCGCGCCGGTAAAGGGCGCCACCCTAATTGGCAACGGGCCGGACAGCCTGACCAAGGTTTCCATGATCGGCAATGACATGAAACTGGATGACGGTATTGGCACCTGCGGCAAGGATGGACAGGGTGTACCAGTGGGTGTGGGCCAGCCGACCCTGCGCATTGACGGGCTGACCGTTGGTGGCACCGCGATGTAA
- the yhdJ gene encoding adenine-specific DNA-methyltransferase, whose product MRAHKNDGHSIYHGDALDVLANEIEDNSVDLAFADPPYNIGKRFGDFHDKWPSDKAYAEWCEKWLLLLIKKLKPSGSLYVMTSTQAMPYLDIFLRDKIEIMSRIVWSYDSSGVQAKRYYGSMYEPLIFGVKNPKQYTFNSDDIAVEAKTGAKRKLIDYRKPVPAPYNSKKVPGNVWDFARVRYRMEEYEEHPSQKPEALLERIILASSNKGDIILDPFAGTFTASAVAKRLGRRSIGIEREQAYIDIGLRRVLGLSEFEGRALYPPKKNNSRKNANGVKGGSSKDIKPENNQDLFHVVYKA is encoded by the coding sequence ATGCGCGCCCATAAAAACGACGGACATTCTATTTATCATGGCGATGCACTGGACGTGCTGGCAAATGAAATTGAAGACAATTCCGTTGATCTCGCTTTTGCAGATCCCCCCTACAATATCGGCAAGAGATTTGGCGATTTCCATGACAAATGGCCGTCTGACAAGGCATATGCAGAATGGTGTGAAAAGTGGCTGTTGCTCCTGATCAAAAAATTGAAGCCAAGCGGCTCGCTCTATGTCATGACCAGCACCCAGGCAATGCCCTATCTCGATATTTTTCTGAGAGACAAAATCGAGATCATGAGCAGGATTGTATGGTCGTATGACAGCTCTGGCGTTCAGGCGAAGCGTTATTATGGGTCAATGTATGAACCCCTAATATTTGGCGTGAAAAACCCAAAGCAATATACATTCAATTCAGATGATATTGCTGTTGAGGCAAAAACAGGTGCAAAGCGGAAGCTCATTGATTACCGCAAACCCGTACCTGCCCCTTACAACAGCAAAAAAGTTCCGGGAAATGTATGGGATTTTGCCCGTGTCCGGTACCGGATGGAAGAGTATGAAGAGCACCCAAGCCAAAAGCCGGAAGCCCTTTTGGAACGCATAATCCTGGCAAGCTCGAATAAAGGGGACATTATACTGGATCCGTTTGCCGGAACCTTTACAGCCTCCGCCGTTGCCAAACGGCTTGGCCGACGCAGCATCGGCATTGAGAGAGAGCAGGCCTATATTGACATCGGCCTCAGACGGGTTTTGGGATTAAGCGAGTTCGAGGGTCGCGCACTATATCCCCCCAAAAAGAATAATAGCAGAAAAAACGCAAACGGCGTAAAAGGCGGTTCATCAAAAGATATAAAACCGGAAAACAATCAGGATCTATTTCATGTCGTTTATAAAGCATGA
- a CDS encoding restriction endonuclease, producing MSFIKHDFTDKIIDILNSYFPGMGEELIEASPLLKYLNIKTKAANRGSKSRASFANIYAIYVLSEDYINNGFENKTDYSRYEGAQYSNLLNRQRQLPFGSKLQNHALNSRLNEEFRKYFPTEEENPIIRDINTNRYWINEKLITPQISRRDFNIARPILDIIQKYVDERMKSFNSFMEECRKVLEITNKDDNSAIEFIINLLRPNVDARIFEIVSYAILKQYYINHKIYWGFEKYDLKEEEIKLYKTGRTNANDGGIDFVMKPLGRFFQVTETVDAGKYFLDIDKVQRFPITFVVKTNERPETIRERIKLQASMKYGIERIVNRYMICIEEIINIPRLIECFDEVLLREQQRYVFNEIVLQSRLEFNMEEE from the coding sequence ATGTCGTTTATAAAGCATGACTTCACTGATAAAATCATCGATATCCTGAACAGTTATTTCCCAGGCATGGGCGAAGAGTTAATCGAAGCAAGCCCTCTTCTAAAATACTTAAACATCAAGACTAAAGCCGCTAATCGCGGATCAAAATCACGGGCCAGCTTCGCTAATATTTATGCGATTTACGTTCTCTCAGAAGATTATATCAACAATGGATTTGAAAACAAAACTGATTATTCACGTTATGAAGGCGCTCAATATTCAAACCTACTCAACAGACAACGACAATTACCCTTCGGCAGCAAGCTGCAAAACCACGCCCTGAATAGCCGACTGAACGAAGAATTCCGAAAATATTTTCCGACAGAAGAAGAAAATCCCATTATTCGCGATATTAATACGAACAGATACTGGATCAACGAAAAACTAATTACACCTCAAATTTCGAGAAGAGACTTTAACATCGCCCGACCCATTCTCGATATAATTCAAAAGTATGTTGATGAGAGAATGAAATCATTCAACTCATTTATGGAAGAATGCAGGAAAGTTCTTGAAATCACCAACAAAGATGACAACTCAGCAATTGAATTTATAATAAACCTACTTAGACCAAATGTTGATGCAAGAATTTTTGAAATCGTAAGCTATGCGATACTAAAACAATACTATATAAATCACAAAATATATTGGGGATTTGAAAAATATGATTTAAAAGAAGAAGAAATCAAACTATATAAAACGGGCAGAACAAATGCCAATGACGGCGGCATTGATTTCGTGATGAAACCATTAGGGCGATTTTTCCAGGTCACGGAAACCGTAGATGCAGGGAAGTATTTTCTTGACATTGACAAGGTCCAGAGATTCCCGATTACATTTGTGGTAAAAACAAATGAACGACCAGAAACCATCAGAGAACGAATAAAACTTCAAGCATCAATGAAATACGGAATTGAAAGAATCGTAAATCGCTACATGATCTGCATCGAAGAAATCATTAACATCCCCAGATTAATTGAATGCTTTGATGAGGTGCTTTTGCGAGAGCAGCAGAGATACGTTTTCAACGAAATCGTACTTCAAAGCAGATTAGAATTCAACATGGAAGAGGAATAA
- a CDS encoding DUF2256 domain-containing protein, with protein MKKKADLPTKTCPVCQRSFAWRKKWKDCWPDVKYCSERCRRGRSKENTALP; from the coding sequence ATGAAGAAAAAAGCCGACCTGCCGACCAAAACCTGCCCGGTCTGCCAGCGCAGCTTTGCCTGGCGCAAAAAATGGAAAGATTGCTGGCCGGACGTCAAATATTGCTCCGAACGGTGCAGACGGGGACGATCGAAGGAAAATACAGCCTTACCGTAA
- a CDS encoding COX15/CtaA family protein, which translates to MSRSASPILHPTAELTGSPALQSNRAVALWLFFSAFMVFVMVVIGGLTRLTESGLSIVEWHPFTGIIPPLNEADWQRLYEEYRQYPEFQKINAWMSVADFKSIFWLEFIHRLWGRLIGVVYFIPFVWFLAKRSIDGTTKWKLAGLFVLGGLQGLMGWYMVMSGLVDRPDVSQYRLTAHFGLALIIFISLLWVGLQQYAPRPVGTAKSRRILGVLALILLTALSGGFVAGTNAGFIYNTFPLMDGHLIPNGLFAYDPAWLAPFEDIKTIQFDHRWLAKLTFCVVLFFWWRTTRLEIAADQKHACHLMLAAVSLQVALGISTLLSVVWLPLGVAHQAGAVLLIAATTYCAYKLREPT; encoded by the coding sequence ATGTCACGCAGTGCTTCCCCCATTCTTCACCCGACCGCAGAACTGACCGGCAGCCCCGCCCTGCAATCCAATCGTGCCGTTGCCCTGTGGCTGTTTTTTTCCGCCTTTATGGTGTTTGTCATGGTGGTGATTGGCGGGCTGACCCGCTTAACGGAATCGGGTCTGTCGATTGTGGAATGGCATCCCTTTACCGGCATTATCCCGCCGCTAAACGAGGCCGACTGGCAACGCCTGTATGAGGAATACCGCCAATATCCCGAATTCCAGAAAATCAATGCCTGGATGTCGGTGGCCGACTTCAAGTCAATCTTCTGGCTGGAATTTATTCACCGCCTGTGGGGGCGGCTGATTGGTGTGGTGTATTTTATCCCGTTTGTGTGGTTTCTGGCAAAACGCAGCATTGATGGCACCACCAAATGGAAGCTGGCGGGGCTGTTTGTACTGGGCGGGTTGCAGGGCTTGATGGGCTGGTACATGGTGATGAGCGGCCTGGTGGACCGCCCCGATGTCAGCCAGTATCGCTTAACGGCGCATTTTGGCCTGGCACTGATTATTTTCATTTCCCTGTTATGGGTCGGCCTGCAGCAATATGCGCCACGCCCGGTGGGAACGGCCAAATCACGGCGTATTTTGGGCGTACTCGCCCTGATCCTGTTGACCGCCCTGTCCGGTGGTTTTGTTGCCGGGACCAATGCCGGGTTTATTTACAATACCTTCCCGCTGATGGACGGGCATTTGATCCCGAATGGGCTGTTTGCTTATGACCCGGCCTGGCTGGCCCCGTTCGAGGATATTAAAACCATCCAGTTTGACCATCGCTGGCTGGCAAAACTGACCTTCTGTGTTGTGCTGTTTTTCTGGTGGCGCACCACCCGGCTGGAGATTGCCGCCGATCAGAAACACGCCTGCCACCTGATGCTGGCCGCCGTTTCCCTGCAAGTCGCCCTGGGCATTTCCACCCTGCTCAGCGTGGTGTGGCTGCCACTGGGTGTGGCGCACCAGGCCGGTGCGGTACTGCTCATCGCGGCCACCACATATTGCGCCTATAAACTGCGTGAGCCTACTTAA
- a CDS encoding amidohydrolase yields the protein MTHDCDHGLSCGCHNPTAEALFKMFVQKSSAAPATKAAPKAAKPVTSPKPFMLIHDNGGKGVIRTVAAGDGNATVEALVIFDDKIHFTGPLKDARANAASLAQKHPDAPALQTIALKDGQCVVPGLIEPHVHITTSPLMLDWENYSPFGDTALGEDGPSDDPSAEMEAQNLRPNYCLAKLKDALKADVAKLKADPNKKGWWLLGDGVDTSLMSDFPNHAKGKTLLDCIDKNFLDPIDDQTPILLVAASEHTAYVNTPTLKIIWETYKDKLTAEYQTEENFLNKSSGVLQEMDQVVPALEAVHEEQLEYLKKNLPNNLIRMLKVAQKRGVTLVYDAAMQDRFVGPIHEYLETYRNEQPDWPSPRIGMAHLVNKIGDIPTDFSFAKPTRPSADDPYQLGSLNFYYGSLKIVSDGSNQGLTGYQIKPYCCAPKEYGLYNFPVNKTDSDKGTPEKAPPEIIELVKTAWGKKWPLMLHANGERAINYALEAYEEAVKVNGDISAESLRNRIEHCSLLTDERLNRIKDAHIHPSYLIGHVGYWGWTFRNYIFEKLAEDQLDRCKSSQKREIRFSLHSDCAVSPLGPLRMMEQAVTRKMEGSPDARVLNEDERITSAEALAAATYNAAWQCHAEHLVGSLEPSKLADLVILAEDPVKLDAETAYLKMRDIKVETVLIGGRSALDS from the coding sequence ATGACACATGATTGTGATCACGGCCTGAGCTGCGGGTGTCATAACCCCACGGCAGAAGCCCTGTTTAAAATGTTTGTTCAAAAATCATCCGCGGCCCCGGCCACAAAGGCCGCGCCGAAGGCAGCGAAGCCCGTAACTTCGCCAAAGCCCTTCATGCTGATCCATGATAATGGCGGCAAAGGGGTTATTCGCACGGTTGCTGCGGGCGATGGTAATGCCACCGTCGAGGCACTGGTTATTTTTGACGACAAGATTCATTTCACCGGCCCACTAAAGGATGCCAGGGCCAACGCAGCATCCCTTGCCCAAAAGCACCCGGATGCCCCGGCCTTGCAAACCATTGCCCTTAAGGACGGGCAATGCGTGGTTCCTGGCCTGATCGAACCGCATGTTCATATCACCACATCTCCCCTGATGCTCGACTGGGAAAATTATTCACCCTTTGGCGATACCGCTTTGGGCGAAGATGGCCCGTCAGACGATCCCTCCGCCGAAATGGAGGCACAAAACCTGCGCCCCAATTATTGCCTGGCCAAACTGAAGGATGCCCTGAAAGCTGATGTGGCAAAGCTGAAGGCCGATCCGAACAAGAAAGGCTGGTGGTTGCTCGGCGATGGGGTTGATACCTCCCTCATGAGCGACTTCCCCAATCATGCCAAGGGTAAAACCCTGCTTGATTGCATTGATAAAAACTTCCTGGATCCGATTGATGATCAGACCCCGATCCTGCTGGTCGCCGCCTCCGAGCATACGGCCTATGTCAATACCCCGACCCTGAAAATCATCTGGGAAACCTATAAGGATAAGCTTACGGCAGAATACCAGACCGAAGAGAACTTCCTGAACAAATCATCGGGTGTTTTGCAGGAAATGGACCAGGTCGTGCCAGCCCTTGAGGCGGTTCATGAGGAGCAGCTTGAATATCTGAAGAAAAATCTGCCAAACAATCTGATTCGGATGCTCAAGGTTGCGCAAAAACGTGGTGTCACCCTGGTTTACGATGCCGCCATGCAAGACAGATTTGTTGGACCTATCCACGAATATCTGGAAACCTATCGGAACGAGCAACCTGACTGGCCAAGCCCGCGCATCGGCATGGCACATCTGGTCAACAAAATCGGTGACATCCCCACAGATTTCTCCTTTGCCAAGCCAACCCGGCCTTCCGCGGATGACCCTTACCAACTCGGCTCGCTCAATTTCTATTATGGCAGCCTGAAAATCGTCTCAGACGGGTCCAATCAGGGCCTTACCGGCTATCAGATCAAACCCTATTGCTGCGCGCCTAAAGAATACGGCCTGTATAATTTCCCAGTCAACAAGACTGATTCAGATAAAGGCACGCCAGAAAAGGCACCGCCAGAAATCATCGAACTTGTTAAAACGGCCTGGGGGAAAAAATGGCCGCTCATGCTCCATGCCAATGGCGAACGGGCGATTAATTATGCCCTTGAGGCTTATGAGGAAGCGGTCAAAGTCAATGGCGACATTTCCGCGGAAAGCCTGCGTAACCGGATCGAACATTGCTCGCTTCTGACCGACGAGCGGCTCAACCGGATCAAAGATGCCCATATCCATCCCAGCTATCTGATCGGCCATGTCGGCTATTGGGGCTGGACGTTCCGCAATTATATTTTTGAAAAATTGGCCGAAGACCAGCTTGATCGCTGCAAGAGCAGCCAGAAACGTGAAATCCGCTTTAGCCTGCATAGCGATTGTGCGGTATCGCCGCTGGGCCCGCTGCGCATGATGGAACAGGCCGTGACGCGGAAAATGGAGGGCTCTCCCGATGCCCGCGTATTAAATGAGGACGAACGCATCACATCGGCCGAGGCCCTGGCGGCGGCAACCTATAATGCCGCCTGGCAGTGCCATGCCGAGCATCTCGTCGGGTCACTCGAACCTTCCAAACTCGCCGATCTGGTGATTTTGGCCGAAGACCCGGTCAAACTGGATGCCGAAACCGCCTATCTGAAAATGCGCGATATCAAGGTTGAAACCGTGCTGATTGGCGGTCGTAGCGCACTTGATAGCTGA
- a CDS encoding surface lipoprotein assembly modifier, with protein sequence MSLSNLRCGRYAAAGICAGISLFALGVAQAQEPSAVDAAQRSAEMQEQFQELSNAAEKSQFLLSTDDGKGITYADILRDPDNIVLNFRWAKAQMAQGNIRGASATLERILILDPDLAPVRLYYAIIQYRLDSLDIAQTQFEKLRALPISPEVAAQIDQYLDAIKKRRQRLKQTLSVSFGVHYDSNRNSAPTDDERLVLGSLQPITNTEDRHQSDVGYMAAAHYDITYDLGYQAGHDIFAGVTGYYDDQVRLDNLDVGTASFEVGGHWRSPYLTITPTLIQTTAELNNEKFLTSRGARLRADWKVEPDTTLWGQTSYFDERYGATPDSAALPLRSGQRYQGKAGVTYAWNNQNRTTFGMTLARKKAARSYYTYRTVEAELSHTLLLEGGRYILGSFSYGIDRYQNADSLVTGSNPITRKDYPLRARISYGSNLSNLMKASWFEGETGQSIYNFLAPISWSITEEYQATSSNIANYDYDNWRTQFLLSRRWAF encoded by the coding sequence TTGTCCTTATCAAATTTACGGTGCGGCAGGTACGCCGCTGCTGGCATTTGTGCTGGTATTTCGCTGTTTGCCTTGGGGGTTGCACAGGCGCAGGAACCTTCTGCCGTTGATGCGGCACAACGATCTGCCGAAATGCAGGAACAGTTTCAGGAACTGTCCAATGCGGCGGAAAAATCGCAATTTCTGCTGAGTACCGATGATGGCAAAGGCATAACCTATGCCGATATTTTGCGTGACCCGGACAATATTGTTCTGAATTTCCGCTGGGCGAAGGCACAGATGGCGCAGGGCAATATTCGCGGCGCATCGGCCACGCTGGAACGCATCCTGATCCTGGACCCGGACCTCGCCCCCGTTCGCCTGTATTACGCGATCATTCAATATCGCCTCGATAGCCTGGATATTGCCCAGACCCAGTTTGAAAAACTGCGCGCCCTGCCGATCAGCCCCGAGGTTGCCGCCCAGATTGATCAATATCTTGATGCCATCAAAAAACGCCGCCAGCGGTTGAAACAAACCCTGTCAGTCAGTTTTGGGGTGCATTACGACAGCAACCGCAATTCCGCGCCGACCGATGATGAACGCCTTGTTTTGGGTTCGCTACAGCCAATCACCAACACCGAAGACCGGCATCAGTCCGATGTCGGCTATATGGCGGCGGCCCATTACGACATTACCTATGACCTGGGCTATCAGGCAGGACATGACATTTTTGCCGGTGTCACCGGCTATTATGACGATCAGGTTCGGCTGGATAATCTTGATGTCGGCACCGCAAGTTTTGAAGTGGGTGGTCACTGGCGCAGCCCTTATTTGACCATCACCCCGACCCTGATCCAGACAACAGCCGAACTGAACAACGAAAAATTCCTGACCTCACGCGGAGCACGCCTTCGTGCAGACTGGAAAGTCGAGCCCGATACGACATTATGGGGGCAAACCAGCTATTTCGATGAACGCTATGGCGCCACACCGGATTCTGCGGCCCTGCCCTTGCGATCCGGCCAGCGCTATCAGGGCAAGGCGGGGGTGACCTATGCCTGGAATAACCAGAACCGCACCACATTTGGCATGACGCTTGCGCGCAAAAAAGCCGCGCGCAGTTATTATACCTATCGCACGGTCGAGGCTGAACTCAGCCATACGCTGCTTCTTGAAGGCGGCAGATATATTCTGGGCAGTTTTTCCTATGGCATAGACCGCTATCAGAACGCAGACTCGCTTGTTACGGGCAGCAACCCGATCACACGCAAGGATTACCCTCTGCGCGCCCGGATTTCTTATGGCTCCAATCTGTCAAACCTGATGAAGGCATCATGGTTTGAAGGCGAAACCGGCCAAAGCATATATAACTTCCTCGCCCCAATTTCCTGGTCGATTACCGAAGAATATCAGGCGACTTCATCGAATATTGCCAACTACGACTATGACAACTGGCGCACACAATTCCTGCTATCACGCCGTTGGGCATTTTAA
- a CDS encoding DUF3422 family protein: MFVEHPLRVALHNEIHARPFGGVESPVRCTCLAFHAGEDLDGEVRAHFRGFCERYTLTPPADDQKYFEASCDGFTVIWERHAEFTVYVFKRQAAFDQPFDDPVINLIPRDWLESTPGQLLVGLHIAMDQRDRSVDDIARLFDYNGLTGSRVLGRGALIWTDFRLHGDGFGRILIRDNGLKRLQAGRLIQRLQEIEVYRMMALLAFPLAHAATPKVSEIDARLSAITAEMASKTHTNDEETLQKLTDLAAQTEEMAASLNYRFGAARAYYRILQARLVELREDRIEGMQTLNEFMERRLAPAMRTCQNIGDRLEVLSKRVARANNLLRTRVDILLEAQNRDLLASMDRRVKLQLRLQQTVEGLSVAAITYYAVGLLGYLFKALKGAGIPVNDAVASGASVPVVLAIIWFSMHRIKKALHRDDGQG, encoded by the coding sequence ATGTTTGTTGAACATCCCCTGCGTGTCGCCCTTCACAATGAAATCCATGCCCGTCCTTTTGGCGGGGTTGAAAGTCCGGTGCGTTGCACCTGTCTGGCCTTTCACGCGGGCGAGGACCTTGATGGCGAGGTCCGCGCGCATTTTCGCGGTTTTTGCGAACGTTACACCCTGACACCGCCCGCCGATGACCAAAAATATTTCGAGGCATCGTGCGACGGCTTTACCGTTATCTGGGAACGCCACGCCGAATTTACCGTCTATGTTTTTAAACGCCAGGCGGCTTTTGATCAGCCCTTTGATGATCCGGTAATTAATTTGATCCCGCGTGACTGGCTGGAATCAACACCGGGGCAATTGCTGGTTGGCCTGCATATTGCCATGGACCAAAGGGATCGCAGCGTCGACGATATTGCCCGGCTGTTTGATTATAATGGCCTGACCGGCAGCCGTGTTTTGGGGCGCGGGGCCCTTATATGGACCGATTTTCGCCTGCATGGCGATGGCTTTGGCCGCATCCTTATTCGCGATAACGGGTTGAAACGCCTTCAGGCAGGCCGATTGATCCAGCGGCTACAGGAAATCGAAGTGTACCGCATGATGGCGCTGCTGGCCTTCCCGCTGGCCCATGCGGCGACGCCCAAGGTCTCGGAAATTGATGCGCGCCTGTCGGCGATTACCGCCGAAATGGCCAGCAAGACCCACACCAATGACGAAGAAACCCTGCAAAAACTGACCGACCTTGCAGCACAGACCGAAGAAATGGCCGCGTCGCTGAATTACCGCTTTGGTGCGGCCCGGGCCTATTACCGCATTTTGCAGGCCCGCCTCGTTGAACTGCGTGAAGACCGCATCGAAGGCATGCAAACCTTAAACGAGTTTATGGAACGCCGCCTGGCCCCGGCGATGCGCACCTGCCAGAATATCGGCGACCGGCTGGAGGTCTTGTCCAAACGGGTGGCACGCGCCAATAACCTGTTGCGTACCCGGGTGGATATTTTGCTCGAAGCGCAAAACCGCGACCTGCTTGCCAGCATGGACCGTCGGGTAAAGCTGCAATTGCGCCTGCAACAAACCGTCGAGGGATTATCAGTCGCCGCCATTACCTATTATGCCGTCGGCTTGCTCGGCTATCTGTTCAAAGCCCTAAAAGGGGCTGGCATCCCGGTCAACGATGCTGTTGCCAGCGGCGCATCGGTGCCGGTGGTACTGGCAATCATCTGGTTTTCCATGCACCGCATCAAAAAAGCCCTGCACCGGGATGACGGGCAGGGCTAG
- a CDS encoding bifunctional precorrin-2 dehydrogenase/sirohydrochlorin ferrochelatase, translated as MFPINLDLGRLSVALVGNGEATLNRLRQLDGDGARFVTVYSEEPSAELADQAGDRLHRYLPNSADINAVAILFVVDLPEAKAAELATTARAVGTIVNVEDVKDYCDFFNPARVQRGDLVITVSTNGHSPRLAGRIRRAIENWLSPHWADRLGELANQRAKWRKSGADMKQLVRLTDDYIDQRGWL; from the coding sequence ATGTTTCCCATCAATCTGGACCTGGGCCGCCTGTCGGTGGCGCTGGTCGGCAATGGCGAGGCGACATTAAACCGTTTGCGCCAGCTTGACGGTGATGGGGCCAGATTTGTCACCGTTTACAGCGAAGAGCCGAGTGCCGAACTGGCCGACCAGGCGGGCGACCGCCTGCACCGCTACCTGCCCAATTCTGCCGATATTAATGCCGTTGCCATCCTGTTCGTGGTGGACTTGCCCGAGGCCAAAGCCGCCGAACTGGCGACCACCGCCCGCGCCGTTGGCACGATTGTCAATGTCGAGGACGTAAAGGACTATTGCGATTTTTTTAACCCGGCCCGTGTTCAGCGCGGTGATCTGGTCATCACGGTATCGACCAACGGCCACAGCCCGCGCCTGGCAGGGCGCATTCGCCGGGCGATTGAAAACTGGCTCTCCCCGCATTGGGCTGACCGGCTGGGGGAGCTGGCAAATCAGCGGGCCAAATGGCGCAAATCCGGGGCTGATATGAAACAGCTTGTCCGCCTGACCGACGATTATATTGATCAACGGGGGTGGTTATAA